In one Culex quinquefasciatus strain JHB chromosome 2, VPISU_Cqui_1.0_pri_paternal, whole genome shotgun sequence genomic region, the following are encoded:
- the LOC6031712 gene encoding spindle assembly checkpoint component MAD1 produces the protein MSSPKDLQLDPDLQNTLKEAQNLVQNLISTKTDLKAVQLELKISKSQLESMKQQVETNNRGANSDWNRFSKSLNNIIKVIGDRKDISDYERTIQNLTQENESLKQQLASSQANHEAALERERLVLKEQIDRETARLAKQISELLIDKELAASAASIRYDKLQSQLDCAKEQHEERRAELEAKYEQLLQTLTDQKAKLREENAALKQREAHLQDQLEQMQNRSTDFLLGRGQKMAPIGASSSQRYGEVVETVPVVSSRRSGGINVEESAVDAIQRNSAADVVEVSSSSGRSMTSRTQLLGGSPQHPGSGGHVTKPRKRRKLFNQTAEGC, from the exons ATGTCTTCTCCAAAGGATCTCCAGCTTGATCCAGATTTGCAAAATACTCTGAAAGAGGCGCAGAATCTCGTTCag aatctTATCAGCACCAAAACGGACCTCAAAGCTGTTCAACTGGagctcaaaatttccaaatctcAGTTGGAATCGATGAAGCAACAAGTTGAGACCAATAACCGGGGCGCCAACTCCGactggaatcgattctccaaaaGCTTGAACAACATCATAAAGGTCATCGGCGATCGCAAGGACATTTCTGACTACGAACGCACCATCCAGAACCTAACACAGGAGAATGAGTCTCTGAAGCAACAGCTTGCTTCCTCCCAAGCTAATCACGAGGCAGCGCTGGAACGCGAGAGACTCGTTCTGAAGGAACAGATTGATCGTGAAACGGCCCGTTTGGCCAAGCAAATCTCCGAGCTTTTGATCGACAAAGAACTGGCCGCATCGGCCGCCTCAATTCGATACGACAAGCTGCAATCGCAACTGGACTGCGCCAAGGAACAACACGAGGAGCGTCGCGCGGAGCTGGAGGCCAAATACGAGCAGCTACTTCAAACTCTGACCGACCAGAAGGCAAAACTGCGGGAGGAAAATGCTGCCCTCAAGCAGCGCGAAGCGCATCTTCAGGATCAGCTGGAGCAGATGCAGAACCGATCGACGGACTTCCTGCTGGGACGAGGACAAAAGATGGCCCCGATTGGGGCCTCCTCCAGCCAACGGTACGGCGAGGTGGTGGAAACGGTTCCGGTTGTGTCCAGCCGCAGATCGGGGGGGATTAACGTGGAGGAGAGTGCTGTTGATGCCATTCAGCGGAATTCGGCGGCGGATGTGGTCGAGGTCAGCTCGTCCAGTGGTCGGTCGATGACTAGCCGGACCCAGTTGCTGGGGGGAAGTCCACAGCATCCTGGATCGGGTGGGCACGTTACCAAGCCGCGGAAGAGGAGGAAGCTGTTTAATCAGACGGCGGAGGGGTGTTGA